In Panicum virgatum strain AP13 chromosome 5K, P.virgatum_v5, whole genome shotgun sequence, the genomic window TTTAGGCTGCACTaggttttcttttttgaaaatctTGGCAATCTAAAGGGTGGCAAAACCTTTGCTGCAAATTTTATTATAagatcttttttttaaaaaaaagtgctCGCCTTGTTTGTTGTGTGGAAACCGgattaaaaaaacacaaaataGGAAGGGTGGACGACCCATCCGTACATCTGCAGGGTACAACAACCGAACAACTTATTAGAGTAGCATGTGCTAGTTTACAGGTTAGCTTTTTCAATCCAAGTGTACAGTTTTATCCCAATCCAGAGCTACATAACATAACCTGTTTAAGAGTCTGCAGTCATCTATTTGATGTTCAGTTTTTATCCAGTTTAACAAGTTATTTTTttatcttatatatatatacatgcagCGGAAAATGGAAGATGCATTAAGGCTACACCAAACAAGAATTGCAGCATAACAAATATTCATAACAACAAAGAATGTACCTTTTGCCCTGAAGAAGGAAAGGGATTCCTCGCTTGCTGTCAACTAAGCTTTATCTGCATTGTCGTGCTCATCTGAATGCTCATTTTGCTTCTGGTAATGAAAATAAAGGAACTGAAGAACAATCTGTGAAACATAGTTAAGGGTCTCGGATGTACAGTAGTTCAGATATCTAATGCAGAATAGACACACTAGGATTAAAAAGTAGCTAGAAACAGCTTGATGCTGATAGGAGAACAGGTGACAAGGATACAAAAGAATCCAGTAAAACACATCCTCCAGCATCTACAAGCCAAGGCAGATTTGGTCTAAGTTTTGACCATTCCAGGCTATTTACAAGTATACTGCATTGGAAAAGAACCATGAGGACAGTACAACATGCCAGTAAGTTTCAGGATCACATCAGAAGAAAAGATGGATTGCTCATATTAGATTGGTGAGATACTATTGAAAAAATGGGATAAATATGTGAAAGTTGGGTTCATGAATCATGTGTGTTTACCTTCCTACGTATGTCGAATTCCCCAATAAAGCGAAGGTAAACATTAATGGATTGAGCCCCTGAACAGAATTGCAAGCCAAATTAGTTAACCATCATATGAAAAAAAACATACCAACTGACCTACCATAGCAGGTGACAATTGGATAAATTTATATAATTATCATTTTTTCACCTAACTTTATCTTGATGAtttgtatgttttttttttatgatATGAAGTGTTAGTGAAATGCACAAAATTACAAACAGTATAAGAAAAGCTGGAGGTATCAGGTATCGCCTGCAGTAGCAACAAATTGGAGAATATAGGAGGTGAATCAAACTTGCCTCAGCATGGCCTCTTTGCATCTGCAGGGTAATAAAGACAGGTCAGAACATGGTGCGCTCATTCAGACAGAGACTTGCCTAATTTTAACTAGAACAGCTATCTATTGATAACAGGAAACCATTAAGAAAACAAGAAGATGTAAAATAGGAATGTAGGTGAATGATTGGCTAAGATTTCCTCACATAGACATTTTCCACCCATCATCCCAAAGAAGTACTCCCTCATCCCAAAATAAGTGTAGttttagcattcaaattttgtcccataaagagtgtagttttagcttgtaatgagatCCATGTAATTAGGCTAATCCCAATGGGTAGTTTCATTTTGTTGTTTCCAAGAGTGCCACATCAACAAAACACAAATGAAACCATATATGAAACTCACTCCACAATGCATTGTTTCATGTTTGCTAGGCTCTCATCGCATTTAATTCTATGTCTCATCAAGAGTTGGTAACCGTGCATACatggtttcatctagatgaaactcatTTCATCTCCTCATTAATCTAGTGCCACATCATCTAAAATGGTGACATGGCACCCTATTTAATGTGCATGAAACTCTCATGAAACCCCCACTGGGAATGGCCTTAGAGCAATACCAAGTACCAAGAAAGCATTGTATAAGAAAACGCATAAAGCCAAACAAATATTCAGTATATATTACTTTTCTAGTTCCAATGTATATGCATTCATTGAGGATTcagaaaaccaaataaataacacGGTTTTCAATCACTTTGCTAGAAGTAATTAGGGGTAACAAAGTCATTTCTTAGGATGAGTAatgtgtctgaaattttctaaaacacttaatttgagacggagggagtactgaaCTAGCTATGGCACAGCCATCCTTAGTGCCGAAGATGTATTttccataaaaaaattataacagaAAAAGTTTTCAATTGTTTGTTGGTGACTCACATTTAAGAAAATCTGGGGCAGTCGTCCACCCATATAGATTATTGCCATTGCCCAACCAAGAAAGCTTCCAATTTCACTTCCACTGCCATGGCTGAGAGATGAAtatccttgatcatcctgcgaCGCATGAACAAATTAATTAGTCATGTTAATTGTCATTCAAGTTACAGGTCTCTTAAATCAGTAAATATACTTGGTTCAAAATGCTTTGGATACCAGGTTCTGCCACAACCCACAAGTCTGAAACTGGAAAGCAAATATCAGCTCACCTTAAACAGTAAAAGCCTTCTTCCCACTGGTATGACAGTTCCACTTGGCACTTCCCTACGTGTGTTTCCAACTAAAATGTGCAAGAGACACATGCTGAACAGAAGACCCAGCCATGGTACCTGAATTTACATTGATTAAACACTTTTGTAGCTCCAACCTCAGGAAATAAAGTAAAAAGTTGGTCGCAGATTAACTTACCACTGAGAGGGCATTTTTCGTTCTAGTAGGTGATGCAGATTGTGCTGTAGTGATCTCACCAATTAAAGGTTCCCTATGGCCATTCGTTTGTGGAGGCGTCCTTGATGACTGACGACTATTGCCCAACCATGTACCAGCAGTTGGCACTGGACTCCTTGATAAAGATCTAGCTGACCTGTAAAATCAACTAAAAGTTAAACGCTCCTGATCAATTTGTGTCTATTTGCATATTTCTTAGTCGTCAAGTAATAGGAAAAAAACAGCAGCATCTAGCACAGTAGCCACTTAAGAGCATACTCCTTGGCCTATCAGTACAATACAagtaaagaaaagaaataatgcATCTAACATTGTTTGAATATTAGTAGCTCAAGAACATTACATATAGTAGTAGTCTGAGGTGGGGCTGCTTGGAGTATGGTATTGCTCGGCAAATTTCGTATTAACAGGAATAGGTGAGCTTAGAATAGAAATTGTAGCATCTGACTGGTGGTTGTTTCTGGATGCCCCACCATCCTTGGCACCCAAAAGCTTCTCACGTAATGAAGTATCCCCTCGCTGATGCTTCTGAGGCTGAAAATCGTAAGGatcccccaaaaaaaaagagagaatttATTTAGAAGACAGTAGTACAGTAGTAGTTAAAGTTCTGTGACAATATCAAGTGAATCTGGCctaaaaaacaaataaatattcGCATTTTATTAAGAATAATCTAATAAGACAACTTGcagcaatgtcctaccagaacGCCTCACAGCAATGAAGAGCACTAATAAACTACTAAGCTTATGGGTGAGACAATTTATGAATAAATGAATCCAAAAGTACAAGAAATATGTGGTTGCAGTGTTACAATTATTAACAGATTGTTGCATTATTTTCCCAATAATATATTAAAAAAGTTATCAATGCAAAGTGGATGCAGATTATCTACACAAATTTTGAGGTAGTCACCTTGCTGGTTGCCCTGGATTTCTTCGCTTCAAGATGGTGGTAGATGTGGCTATAGTATATCGTCTGTCCAGTTAGGACCACAGTAGTTATTGTATACAGCTGCATTACAAAAGCTAGgtttaatcattcatctgcaggaATCAAAATAATACAAGTCCAAAAACTTGGTATTATGCCTTACCAATGCCATGTAAAACTGGGTCGGCAGCTGCAAcataaataaaatgaaaatattaAAATAGACACATATTTCAAAAACCGAAGCTCCTGTGATCTCATGGATAGATTTCATCTCATCAAACAGGAAAAGGTTAGAGTATATAAATTCATAATAGAGCAACTTATTGGCAAGCAAACATCAGAGCAGTAGATGCCACATGATTACAGAGAACACAATAGATCTATTGGAACATGTCTTTTTCATACCTAGAATTGGAATTCTTGTCTAAGTGTCCCTATTTCATAGGACAACAGTATGCTAGTGCACAGATAATTGCAAATGTACAGTCTGAGCTTAATAATGCTGGTTCACGCCTTCAGGGAATAGCACAGGCTGGCAGAAATGAATGGAATAATCCCCATATGTAGGAATAATAACAGCTCATTACACTATACCAAATAATGATATCATAAATAATGAGAAACAGGTATTCTATCAAAGACAACTATTATTCATTAAATCAGATACAAAATCGTTAATGCCCTACAATATCGTGTCAAGTTATTGTTGAAGATGGCtcagaaaaaggacaagaaacaGATCTTACAGTAGCAGGTTCGAGGAAGCAGCCAACAAGGTTAAACAAATCCCTGTACAATTATAGAAGAATAAGGACAATTAGACAGGGTACCTCACATAACATCGGTGTACAACTACAATTATCATGACAGAATATAATCGCATCCAAAGAACACAAGACATGTGAAACAACAATAATCACATCCGAGGAGCAGAAGACATGTGGAACAGCATACCCAACTATCCAGGTCATTAGAAAAGCGATAGAGAGCCCTTCTGTTGACTTCTGTCTGTAATTTGTTATTATCTGCGGCACCTCGGCGACGCCCCAGCTTATGACACTGATCAGCCCAAGTGCCAGGGCAGCACTGTCCTTCTGGCTGCACAAGCAGTACTTCAGGTAGGTTCGGGCCCATTCTGCGCAGTGCCGAGACGAGGGGCAGGTTGGAGGAGGTGTTCCACCGAAGACACCCATCTCTGCTCCAGACCTGAGGCACAAATTGCAGAAAAAAGGTGGAACAGTGAGCAAATGCTTCGTCAAATTGATCTTTACCAAGTATATACCACCCTTTGCACAGCAAACTTTTTCCCTACTACTTTCCTACTCCAAACGCCTCGAAAAAAATTGCCTGACTGTTTTGTCTTCTAACTCAACATAGGAATAAACAAACGTTTCAGCTCAGTTTTTCAAAAAAGGAACAAAGATTGCGCAAATTACAGCAACGTGCTCAACCAAACTGAATGATGAATAGGATCAACATTGAATCTACCGTCTGCGAGCGAATCTCTCGCGCGTTCCCGGAAAAGAGAAGGGAGAGTTTAGCTCCCCACAATCCACGTAGAGACAACGAGGCCGAGAAAAAGACAGAGAACCAAccgaaaaaaaaaaagttacatcCGGCGTTTGCAGAGGGATGCAGCAACACCGCGCATTTTTGAATTTATAAAGCCTGCAAATCCTATTGGTAAGGCGGCCTAGTGGTCCTCCTACAATACTCGTCGTTCTGCAAACTACCCACCCACTCAAACGGCTAAACACCGTGGACAAAATTCAAACTTCGTGTCTCCCCTCTCCTCATTTTTAATTCCCGGCTTCAAACTAGGCTGGACAAGGGTAATGATTGTCGCACGTCAAGAAACAGAACGCCACGCCTGAAGACCATAACCTCGATACTATGGCATGTCGAACCGACTCCCAGATTTGCGCGTTTTGAACAGACCGTCCATAAATATAAACAGAGAGGAACAAAAAGAATTCAAAACTGAGCGCACCCAATCGGGCTTAACCAGGCAAAAGGCGCCGCCACCCCCAACAACAAAAATCTCCGAATGCGGTAGAACCGACGGAGCAATCTCGCCGGCGGTGCGGGTCGAAGAAAAAGGCGACGTCTTGGCAAGAGGGGAAGGACGAACGAGGACGGGGAGGCACGGCGCCGTACGTACCGGGACGGGAAGGCGgagcagggggaggaggaggagccggtgCCAGGGCGGCTTTCCTTTCTCCGAGGCCGGGGAGTGGGGGTGCGCAGGGAGCTACAGAGCTAGGGGGGAGACGGGGGCGGGGGTCTGCGGGATGGGAAGGGCGGAATCGAAGCCGACGAGTCGGGGGGGCGCGATCTTTATTGCCCGCCAGCTGccgctcttcctcttcctccccctctcTTTGTGACTTCGCTTCGTGAAGTCAGAGAAGTTGGATCGCTCCTCTCCCTCGCGAGGCCCTTCTGTTTCG contains:
- the LOC120706465 gene encoding uncharacterized protein LOC120706465 produces the protein MGVFGGTPPPTCPSSRHCAEWARTYLKYCLCSQKDSAALALGLISVISWGVAEVPQIITNYRQKSTEGLSIAFLMTWIVGDLFNLVGCFLEPATLPTQFYMALLYTITTVVLTGQTIYYSHIYHHLEAKKSRATSKPQKHQRGDTSLREKLLGAKDGGASRNNHQSDATISILSSPIPVNTKFAEQYHTPSSPTSDYYYMSARSLSRSPVPTAGTWLGNSRQSSRTPPQTNGHREPLIGEITTAQSASPTRTKNALSVVPWLGLLFSMCLLHILVGNTRREVPSGTVIPVGRRLLLFKDDQGYSSLSHGSGSEIGSFLGWAMAIIYMGGRLPQIFLNMQRGHAEGLNPLMFTFALLGNSTYVGSILVNSLEWSKLRPNLPWLVDAGGCVLLDSFIVLQFLYFHYQKQNEHSDEHDNADKA